In a genomic window of Variovorax paradoxus:
- a CDS encoding acyl-CoA-binding protein translates to MSDLDERFQTAQANSKLLAERPDNPTLLKIYGLFKQATEGDNTAKKPSFSDIVARAKWDAWTSRKGLSGDEAKEQYIALIESLRG, encoded by the coding sequence ATGTCCGACCTCGACGAACGCTTCCAGACCGCCCAGGCCAATTCCAAGCTGCTGGCCGAGCGCCCCGACAACCCCACGCTGCTGAAGATCTACGGCCTGTTCAAGCAGGCGACCGAGGGCGACAACACGGCCAAGAAGCCCAGCTTCAGCGACATCGTCGCGCGCGCCAAGTGGGACGCCTGGACCTCGCGCAAGGGCCTGAGCGGCGACGAGGCGAAGGAACAGTACATCGCGCTGATCGAGTCGCTGCGCGGCTGA
- a CDS encoding ABC transporter permease yields MNATASHPAPPAPAGGFLTELRRSTAFLPLVGLVAISVFMIVATDNFLSWGNLQNIALQSSINAIIAVGMTAAILTGGIDLSVGAVVALSGTLASGLMVQFGLPPLLAVPLGLAVGAVIGLFNGYCVAYLRMPPIIVTLATMGIARGIALIYTGGYPIDGLPESFAFLGGGTLAGIKVPILLMLATYLAAYVLLNMAPFGRYVYAIGGNEEATRLSGVRVSRYKLLVYALSGFTAAVAGIVQASRVTSGQPGVGVGFELDAIAAVVMGGTSIAGGRGAIVGTLVGALLLGVLNNGLNMIGVSPYLQLIIKGGIVLLAIFISREAKK; encoded by the coding sequence ATGAACGCCACCGCCAGCCATCCCGCGCCGCCCGCTCCCGCCGGCGGATTCCTCACCGAGCTGCGCCGCTCCACGGCCTTCCTGCCGCTGGTCGGGCTGGTCGCGATCTCGGTCTTCATGATCGTCGCGACCGACAACTTCCTGTCCTGGGGCAACCTGCAGAACATCGCGCTGCAGTCCTCGATCAACGCCATCATCGCGGTCGGCATGACCGCGGCCATCCTCACCGGCGGCATCGATCTCTCGGTGGGCGCCGTGGTGGCGCTGTCGGGCACCTTGGCCTCGGGGCTGATGGTGCAGTTCGGGCTGCCGCCGCTGCTCGCGGTGCCGCTGGGCCTGGCCGTGGGCGCGGTCATCGGCCTGTTCAACGGCTACTGCGTGGCCTACCTGCGCATGCCGCCGATCATCGTGACGCTGGCCACCATGGGCATCGCGCGCGGCATCGCGCTGATCTACACCGGCGGCTACCCGATCGACGGCCTGCCCGAGTCCTTCGCCTTCCTCGGCGGCGGCACGCTCGCGGGCATCAAGGTGCCGATCCTGCTCATGCTCGCCACCTACCTCGCGGCCTACGTGCTGCTGAACATGGCGCCCTTCGGTCGCTACGTCTACGCCATCGGCGGCAACGAGGAAGCCACGCGGCTGTCGGGCGTGCGGGTGTCGCGCTACAAGCTGCTGGTGTATGCGCTCAGCGGCTTCACGGCCGCGGTCGCCGGCATCGTGCAGGCCTCGCGCGTGACCAGCGGCCAGCCCGGCGTGGGCGTGGGCTTCGAGCTCGACGCCATCGCCGCCGTGGTGATGGGCGGCACCTCGATCGCCGGCGGCCGCGGCGCGATCGTCGGCACCCTCGTCGGCGCGCTGCTGCTGGGCGTGCTCAACAACGGGCTCAACATGATCGGCGTGTCGCCGTACCTGCAACTGATCATCAAGGGCGGCATCGTGCTGCTGGCGATCTTCATCAGCCGCGAAGCAAAAAAATGA
- a CDS encoding GntR family transcriptional regulator, with protein MNSPTLTAPALDRNSESPLWAQFRDLLRRQILQGELPIGAKLPSEAELGDQYGISRIVVREALADLVRNGLIYKIKGRGAFVASRERDDDFVSTVLGFSDEMERKGRSVRTQILTQELRLPTALEAGALGLTEDTQVVALKRLRSVDGELRLLVETVVPADMAPGLHRIRLEDRSLYDVLRRQYGLRPVRAERWIDAVLPDAQTCELLNLSAPEPLLRIESIAYGLNGRPLEHYLALHRSKSSRLHVQTTT; from the coding sequence GTGAACAGCCCGACCTTGACCGCGCCCGCCCTCGACCGGAATTCCGAATCGCCCCTGTGGGCCCAGTTCCGTGACCTGCTCCGCCGGCAGATCCTCCAGGGCGAACTGCCGATCGGCGCCAAGCTGCCGTCCGAGGCCGAGCTCGGCGACCAGTACGGCATCTCGCGCATCGTGGTGCGCGAGGCGCTGGCCGATCTGGTGCGCAACGGCCTCATCTACAAGATCAAGGGCCGCGGCGCCTTCGTCGCATCGCGCGAGCGCGACGATGATTTCGTTTCCACCGTGCTGGGCTTCTCCGACGAGATGGAGCGCAAGGGCCGCTCGGTGCGCACCCAGATCCTGACCCAGGAGCTGCGCCTGCCCACCGCGCTCGAGGCCGGCGCGCTCGGCCTGACCGAGGACACGCAGGTGGTCGCGCTCAAGCGCCTGCGCAGCGTGGACGGCGAACTGCGCCTCTTGGTCGAGACCGTGGTGCCGGCCGACATGGCGCCGGGCCTGCACCGCATCCGGCTCGAGGACCGCTCGCTCTACGACGTGCTGCGCCGCCAGTACGGCCTGCGCCCGGTGCGCGCCGAGCGCTGGATCGATGCGGTGCTGCCCGACGCCCAGACCTGCGAGCTGCTGAACCTGTCCGCGCCCGAGCCGCTGCTGCGCATCGAGTCGATCGCCTACGGGCTCAACGGCCGGCCGCTCGAGCACTACCTTGCACTGCACCGTTCCAAGTCGAGCCGGCTGCACGTGCAGACCACGACCTGA
- a CDS encoding AraC family transcriptional regulator, which produces MQPDLEIVEVRGDESFACWAHGYPYRTVRWHFHPEYEIQLIVETQGVYFVGDHVGHFEPGNLVMMGPDLPHNWISDVPAGQSVERRGIVIQFPAGLVRNMAASFPEFARIAPLIAESGAGLLFSAETAAAAKPIMEALLEARGLRRVILLLSLLELLAASQDRQRLASPAFKPDPKAFMSHAINNVLAHIAANLGDELREPMLAELVGQSPSAFSRAFRKHTGQSFVRYVNRLRISRACELLTTSEKPVLDVCMDVGFNNVSNFNRQFLLHKRMPPTKFRNFHRMQAAQAAHLRGASPP; this is translated from the coding sequence ATGCAACCCGATCTGGAAATCGTCGAAGTCCGCGGTGACGAATCCTTCGCCTGCTGGGCCCACGGCTACCCCTACCGCACCGTGCGCTGGCACTTCCATCCGGAGTACGAGATCCAGCTCATCGTCGAGACCCAGGGCGTCTACTTCGTGGGCGACCACGTCGGCCACTTCGAGCCCGGCAACCTCGTGATGATGGGCCCTGACCTGCCGCACAACTGGATCAGCGACGTGCCCGCGGGCCAGAGCGTGGAGCGGCGCGGCATCGTGATCCAGTTCCCGGCCGGCCTGGTGCGCAACATGGCCGCGAGCTTTCCCGAGTTCGCGCGCATCGCGCCGCTGATCGCCGAGTCGGGCGCGGGGCTGCTGTTCTCGGCCGAGACCGCGGCCGCCGCCAAGCCGATCATGGAAGCGCTGCTCGAGGCGCGCGGGCTGCGCCGCGTGATCCTGCTCTTGTCGCTGCTCGAGCTGCTGGCCGCGAGCCAGGACCGCCAGCGGCTCGCGAGCCCGGCCTTCAAGCCCGATCCCAAGGCCTTCATGTCGCACGCCATCAACAACGTGCTGGCCCACATCGCCGCCAACCTCGGCGACGAGCTGCGCGAACCGATGCTGGCCGAACTGGTGGGCCAGAGCCCGAGCGCCTTCTCGCGCGCCTTCCGCAAGCACACCGGCCAGTCCTTCGTGCGCTACGTGAACCGGCTGCGCATCAGCCGCGCCTGCGAGCTGCTGACCACCAGCGAGAAGCCGGTGCTCGACGTCTGCATGGACGTGGGCTTCAACAACGTGTCGAACTTCAACCGGCAGTTCCTGCTGCACAAGCGCATGCCGCCGACCAAGTTCCGCAACTTCCACCGCATGCAGGCGGCGCAGGCCGCGCACCTGCGCGGCGCCAGCCCGCCGTAG
- a CDS encoding ABC transporter substrate-binding protein, with product MKKNILATATFAALLCAAAAAQAQAPKQPLRIGMSFQELNNPYFVTMKQALEEAAASIGASVVATDARHDVAKQIGDVEDMIQKKVDILLLNPTDSTGVQSAVRSAKKAGLVVVAVDANAQGPVDSFVGSKNTDAGRLACEYLAKAIGEKGDVAILDGIPVVPILERVKGCREALAKYPGIKVVSTQNGKQERATALTVTENILQANKDLKGVFSVNDGGSMGALAAIEASGKDVKLTSVDGAPEAIKAMQKPGSKFIATTAQYPRDQIRLAIGIALAKKWGANVPAAVPVDVKLIDAEGAKSFSW from the coding sequence ATGAAGAAGAACATCCTCGCCACCGCCACCTTCGCCGCGCTGCTGTGCGCCGCCGCCGCCGCGCAGGCCCAGGCGCCGAAGCAGCCGCTGCGCATCGGCATGAGCTTCCAGGAGCTCAACAACCCCTACTTCGTGACCATGAAGCAGGCGCTCGAGGAAGCGGCCGCGAGCATCGGCGCCAGCGTGGTCGCGACCGACGCGCGCCACGACGTGGCCAAGCAGATCGGCGACGTGGAGGACATGATCCAGAAGAAGGTCGACATCCTGCTGCTGAACCCGACCGACTCCACCGGCGTGCAGTCGGCGGTGCGCTCGGCCAAGAAGGCCGGGCTGGTGGTGGTGGCGGTCGATGCCAACGCGCAGGGCCCGGTCGACTCCTTCGTCGGCTCGAAGAACACCGACGCGGGCCGGCTGGCCTGCGAGTACCTGGCCAAGGCCATCGGCGAGAAGGGCGACGTGGCGATCCTCGACGGCATTCCGGTGGTGCCGATCCTCGAGCGCGTGAAGGGCTGCCGAGAGGCGCTCGCGAAGTACCCGGGCATCAAGGTGGTGAGCACGCAGAACGGCAAGCAGGAGCGCGCCACCGCGCTCACCGTGACCGAGAACATCCTGCAGGCCAACAAGGACCTCAAGGGCGTGTTCAGCGTCAACGACGGCGGCTCGATGGGCGCGCTCGCGGCCATCGAGGCCAGCGGCAAGGATGTGAAGCTCACCAGCGTCGACGGCGCGCCCGAGGCCATCAAGGCGATGCAGAAGCCGGGCTCGAAGTTCATCGCCACCACCGCGCAATACCCGCGCGACCAGATCCGGCTGGCCATCGGCATCGCGCTCGCGAAGAAGTGGGGCGCCAACGTGCCGGCGGCGGTGCCGGTCGACGTGAAGCTGATCGACGCCGAAGGCGCGAAGAGCTTCAGCTGGTAA
- a CDS encoding CoA transferase, which produces MTTSTASSPAAGPLAGLKVIELGQLIAGPFAARTLADFGAEVVKIEPPGAGDPLRSWRLMKDGTSVWWQVQSRNKRSLALDLREAEAQAIVRQLAAEADVLIENFRPGAMEGWGLGPDALLAANPALVMLRISGYGQTGPYRDRPGFGVVAEAMGGLRHLTGEPGRVPVRVGVSIGDTLASLHGVVGVLMALQHRHATASAEHPKGLGQVVDVALYEAVFNCMESLLPEYGAFGAVREAAGSALPGIAPTNAYRCADGGYAIVAGNGDSIFRRLMGCIGRPDLAADPALANNAGRVARVEVLDAAIGDWAASRTVDEVLAALDAAHVPAGRIYTIADIAADPHYAARGMLQRLRMDDGSELSVPGFVPKLSRTPAAHRLNAPALGADTDAVLEEIGLTAGQIAALRERGIIGGA; this is translated from the coding sequence ATGACGACATCCACCGCTTCCTCTCCCGCCGCCGGCCCGCTCGCCGGCCTCAAGGTCATCGAGCTCGGCCAATTGATCGCCGGCCCCTTCGCGGCCCGCACGCTGGCCGACTTCGGCGCCGAGGTGGTCAAGATCGAGCCGCCCGGAGCGGGCGATCCGCTGCGCAGCTGGCGGCTGATGAAGGACGGCACCTCGGTCTGGTGGCAGGTGCAGTCGCGCAACAAGCGCTCGCTGGCGCTCGACCTGCGCGAGGCCGAGGCGCAGGCCATCGTGCGCCAGCTCGCGGCCGAGGCCGACGTGCTGATCGAGAACTTCCGACCCGGCGCGATGGAGGGCTGGGGCCTGGGGCCCGATGCGCTGCTCGCGGCCAATCCCGCGCTCGTGATGCTGCGCATCAGCGGCTATGGCCAGACCGGGCCCTACCGCGACCGGCCGGGCTTCGGCGTGGTGGCCGAGGCCATGGGCGGGCTGCGCCACCTCACGGGCGAGCCGGGCCGGGTGCCGGTGCGCGTGGGCGTGTCGATCGGCGACACGCTGGCCTCGCTGCATGGCGTGGTCGGCGTGCTGATGGCGCTGCAGCACCGCCATGCGACCGCGAGCGCCGAGCATCCGAAGGGCCTGGGTCAGGTGGTCGACGTGGCGCTCTACGAGGCCGTCTTCAACTGCATGGAGAGCCTGCTGCCCGAGTACGGCGCCTTCGGCGCGGTGCGCGAGGCCGCGGGCAGCGCGCTGCCGGGCATCGCACCGACCAATGCCTACCGCTGCGCCGACGGCGGCTATGCGATCGTCGCGGGCAACGGCGACAGCATCTTCCGCCGGCTCATGGGCTGCATCGGCCGGCCCGATCTCGCGGCCGATCCCGCGCTGGCGAACAACGCCGGCCGCGTGGCTCGGGTGGAAGTGCTCGATGCCGCCATCGGCGACTGGGCCGCCAGCCGCACCGTCGACGAGGTGCTGGCCGCGCTCGATGCCGCGCACGTGCCGGCCGGGCGCATCTACACGATCGCCGACATCGCGGCCGACCCGCACTACGCGGCGCGCGGCATGCTGCAGCGGCTGCGCATGGACGACGGCAGCGAGCTGTCGGTGCCGGGCTTCGTGCCCAAGCTCTCGCGCACGCCGGCCGCGCACCGGCTCAACGCGCCCGCGCTGGGCGCGGACACCGACGCGGTGCTCGAGGAGATCGGATTGACCGCCGGCCAGATCGCGGCGCTGCGCGAGCGCGGGATCATCGGCGGGGCGTGA
- a CDS encoding carbohydrate kinase has product MTTNIYLGIDMGSSSLKALALDADSGRTMALARAALPHDRRPGGGCEVAEAAIHAALGRVLGAIAGQLGPLAAAVRAIGCTGHGAGLYALDAAGRLVGGSAVASTDQRATARALKLARSHGAALFDDVGCGPWPGQPTLIAAELFGHDAVQRGELQRLLFAKDYLGFLLTGETATDLSDASTAGLVTLASGRWSQQAFDAAGLSDLSPRMLGRIVPSGEVYGRLLPAQAAACGLPAGVPVAMGAIDLLASMTAIRAEARGHAVAVFGTWSVNAAIGAATPAGTPKPPVAGVVNFGPTDRRLYMENSPSSMANIAWAAEALGFGSEQAVIDAAMGSPLGAHGVRFLPFVNGGSAPPGASAGFVGLRSHHGRADMARAVVDAVVALHARHLGRLAAHGLLPEALTMLGGGARDARLARLLAGFLGRPVARCGDDETGARGAALYAAISQGLDLDAPANAHLLAPCETLAPEAGDIPACADFLAGFDALLDSLAPAFTLTTGTTRMPDSAR; this is encoded by the coding sequence ATGACAACGAACATCTACCTGGGTATAGACATGGGGTCGAGCAGCCTGAAGGCGCTCGCGCTCGATGCCGACAGCGGCCGCACGATGGCGCTGGCGCGCGCCGCGCTGCCGCACGACCGGCGCCCCGGCGGCGGCTGCGAGGTGGCCGAGGCGGCGATCCATGCGGCGCTGGGCCGCGTGCTCGGCGCCATCGCGGGCCAGCTCGGACCGCTGGCCGCCGCGGTGCGCGCCATCGGCTGCACCGGTCACGGCGCCGGCCTCTATGCGCTCGACGCGGCCGGCCGGCTGGTCGGCGGCAGCGCGGTCGCCTCCACCGACCAGCGCGCCACCGCGCGGGCACTGAAGCTCGCGCGCAGCCACGGCGCGGCGCTGTTCGACGACGTGGGCTGCGGGCCCTGGCCCGGACAGCCGACGCTGATCGCGGCCGAGCTGTTCGGCCACGACGCGGTGCAGCGCGGCGAACTGCAGCGCCTGCTGTTCGCGAAGGACTACCTGGGCTTTCTCCTGACCGGCGAGACCGCCACCGACCTCAGCGACGCGAGCACCGCCGGGCTGGTGACGCTGGCCAGCGGCCGCTGGTCGCAGCAGGCCTTCGACGCCGCGGGCCTGTCGGACCTGTCGCCGCGCATGCTCGGGCGCATCGTGCCCAGCGGCGAGGTGTACGGCCGGCTGCTGCCGGCGCAGGCCGCGGCCTGCGGCCTGCCCGCTGGCGTGCCGGTGGCCATGGGCGCGATCGACCTGCTGGCCTCGATGACCGCGATCCGCGCCGAGGCGCGCGGCCATGCGGTGGCGGTGTTCGGCACCTGGAGCGTGAACGCGGCGATCGGAGCGGCCACGCCCGCGGGCACGCCCAAGCCGCCGGTGGCCGGGGTGGTGAACTTCGGGCCGACAGACCGCCGGCTCTACATGGAGAACAGCCCCTCGTCGATGGCCAACATCGCCTGGGCCGCCGAGGCGCTGGGCTTCGGCAGCGAGCAGGCCGTGATCGATGCCGCCATGGGCTCGCCGCTGGGCGCGCATGGCGTGCGCTTCCTGCCCTTCGTCAACGGCGGCAGCGCGCCGCCGGGCGCGAGCGCGGGCTTCGTCGGCCTGCGCAGCCACCATGGCCGCGCCGACATGGCGCGCGCGGTGGTCGACGCGGTGGTGGCGCTGCATGCGCGCCACCTGGGACGGCTCGCGGCCCACGGCCTGCTGCCCGAAGCGCTCACCATGCTCGGCGGCGGCGCGCGCGACGCGCGGCTGGCGCGGCTGCTGGCCGGTTTCCTCGGCCGGCCGGTCGCGCGCTGCGGCGACGACGAGACCGGCGCGCGCGGCGCGGCGCTCTATGCGGCCATCTCGCAGGGCCTCGACCTCGACGCGCCCGCCAACGCCCACCTGCTCGCGCCCTGCGAGACCCTCGCGCCCGAAGCGGGCGACATCCCGGCCTGCGCCGATTTCCTGGCCGGCTTCGATGCGCTGCTCGACAGCCTCGCACCGGCCTTCACCCTGACCACCGGCACCACCCGCATGCCGGATTCCGCACGATGA
- a CDS encoding sugar ABC transporter ATP-binding protein, whose translation MLRLEGVSKRFPGVQALSGIDLSIRKGEVHALLGENGAGKSTLMKILCGIHQADEGRIYIDGSERRFAGYADAIAAGVGIIFQEFSLIPHLDAAENIFLGRYPTRRFGLIDKAAMRRAARQLFDELGVRIDLRVPVCRLSVAQQQFVEIGKALSLKARLLVLDEPTATLTPNEADHLFRIMRSLRERGVAMIFISHHLDEIFEVCDRISVLRDGANAGHAEVGATDIDALVEMMVGRRIEQSFPPKPQPAPHAAGARKLLEVPEIQLAKGGPVNAFELHAGEILGFAGLVGSGRTELALGMMGADRAHRKTVLRNGTPVRLDDPTQALSHGIGLLPESRKVQGLITDFTIRFNITLNNLGRHRRAGLVREGAEKREAAELARRVGVKAPDLETRVATLSGGNQQKVVIARWLGHDCEVLIFDEPTRGIDVGAKAEIYALMRELTRQGKAVLMISSELPEIVGMCDRVAVFSGGSIVATLEGDSIHSGDIMRHATTGGSP comes from the coding sequence ATGCTGCGGCTGGAGGGCGTCTCGAAACGCTTTCCCGGCGTGCAGGCGCTCTCGGGCATCGACCTCTCGATCCGCAAGGGCGAGGTGCATGCGCTGCTCGGCGAGAACGGCGCGGGCAAGTCGACGCTGATGAAGATCCTCTGCGGCATCCACCAGGCCGACGAGGGCCGCATCTACATCGACGGCAGCGAGCGCCGCTTCGCGGGCTATGCCGACGCCATCGCGGCGGGCGTGGGGATCATCTTCCAGGAGTTCAGCCTGATCCCGCACCTGGACGCGGCCGAGAACATCTTCCTGGGCCGCTACCCCACGCGCCGCTTCGGCCTGATCGACAAGGCCGCGATGCGGCGCGCGGCGCGGCAGCTGTTCGACGAGCTCGGCGTGCGCATCGACCTGCGCGTGCCGGTGTGCCGGCTCTCGGTGGCGCAGCAACAGTTCGTGGAGATCGGCAAGGCGCTGTCGCTGAAGGCGCGCCTGCTGGTGCTCGACGAGCCGACCGCCACGCTGACGCCGAACGAGGCGGACCACCTGTTCCGCATCATGCGTTCGCTGCGCGAGCGCGGCGTGGCGATGATCTTCATCTCGCACCACCTCGACGAGATCTTCGAGGTCTGCGACCGCATCAGCGTGCTGCGCGACGGCGCCAACGCGGGCCATGCGGAGGTCGGCGCGACCGACATCGACGCGCTGGTCGAGATGATGGTGGGCCGTCGCATCGAGCAGAGCTTTCCGCCCAAGCCGCAACCGGCACCGCATGCGGCCGGCGCGCGCAAGCTGCTCGAGGTGCCCGAGATCCAGCTCGCGAAGGGCGGGCCGGTCAATGCCTTCGAACTGCATGCGGGCGAGATCCTCGGCTTCGCGGGACTGGTCGGCTCGGGCCGCACCGAGCTAGCGCTCGGCATGATGGGCGCCGACCGCGCGCACCGCAAGACGGTGCTGCGCAACGGCACGCCCGTGCGGCTCGACGACCCGACGCAGGCGCTCTCGCACGGCATCGGCCTCTTGCCCGAGAGCCGCAAGGTGCAGGGGCTGATCACCGACTTCACGATCCGCTTCAACATCACGCTCAACAACCTGGGCCGGCACCGTCGCGCGGGCCTGGTGCGCGAGGGCGCCGAGAAGCGCGAGGCCGCCGAGCTCGCGCGCCGCGTGGGCGTGAAGGCGCCCGACCTCGAGACCCGCGTGGCCACGCTCTCGGGCGGCAACCAGCAGAAGGTGGTGATCGCGCGCTGGCTCGGCCACGACTGCGAAGTGCTGATCTTCGACGAGCCCACGCGCGGCATCGACGTCGGCGCCAAGGCCGAGATCTACGCCCTGATGCGCGAGCTCACGCGCCAGGGCAAGGCGGTGCTGATGATCTCGAGCGAGCTGCCCGAGATCGTCGGCATGTGCGACCGCGTCGCGGTGTTCTCGGGCGGGTCCATCGTGGCCACGCTCGAGGGCGACTCCATCCACTCCGGCGACATCATGCGCCACGCAACCACAGGGGGTTCGCCATGA
- a CDS encoding glycerol-3-phosphate dehydrogenase/oxidase produces the protein MSAWQLPFTRPASLAGRHFSTVIVGAGINGVGVFRDLSLQRVDCLIVDKGDFGAGASSAPSRMIHGGLRYLENGSFSLVAEATRERNLLLRNAPHLVKPLKTVVPLASLFGGMLGSALRFLGRPASPRTRGLLAVALGLRLYDLLGRRQRVMPGHRIDRVPPRDRQLFRAAIRWTATFFDAWISHPEWLILELIADACRDQPRSTAVNHCRVMGCAGNILTLRDEITGELVRVTADTVVNASGAWLDRSTAVLGGSGPRVMGTKGSHLVLAHPALRDALDGRMAYFEAMDGRVCIVYPFLDRVLVGSTDIPVEDPDQIATEPEEVDYLLEVLREVFPNLAFDPADVVYTYVGVRPLARSDADKPGQISRDHSVAIDPPNATRDIPIVCLVGGKWTTFRALAEEATDAVLRHLGRARTASTDMLPIGGGAEFPADAAATERLLERLMATGANRRRAQALFARYGAKALPLAQRLAASGDVPLLHAPDYSVAEIGYLCLETGVIHLSDLVVRRTLLAIRGQVTDAALAEIAGIAAEALGWDAQRQREELHACATALRERHGVRLQTTAPATDSPLDASLMASKPILT, from the coding sequence ATGAGCGCCTGGCAACTGCCCTTCACCCGTCCCGCCTCGCTCGCCGGACGCCATTTCTCCACCGTCATCGTCGGCGCCGGCATCAACGGCGTGGGCGTGTTCCGCGACCTCTCGCTGCAGCGCGTGGATTGCCTGATCGTCGACAAGGGCGACTTCGGCGCCGGCGCCAGCAGCGCGCCCTCGCGCATGATCCACGGCGGCCTGCGCTACCTCGAGAACGGCAGCTTCTCGCTGGTGGCCGAGGCCACGCGCGAGCGCAACCTGCTGCTGCGCAACGCGCCGCACCTGGTGAAGCCGCTGAAGACCGTGGTGCCGCTCGCGAGCCTGTTCGGCGGCATGCTCGGCAGCGCGCTGCGCTTCCTCGGCCGGCCGGCCTCGCCGCGCACGCGCGGCCTGCTCGCGGTGGCGCTGGGGCTGCGCCTGTACGACCTGCTGGGCCGGCGCCAGCGCGTGATGCCGGGCCACCGCATCGACCGCGTGCCGCCGCGCGACCGCCAGCTGTTCCGCGCGGCGATCCGCTGGACCGCCACCTTCTTCGACGCCTGGATCAGCCATCCCGAATGGCTGATCCTCGAGCTGATCGCCGATGCCTGCCGCGACCAGCCGCGCTCCACCGCGGTCAACCACTGCCGCGTGATGGGCTGCGCCGGCAACATCCTCACCCTGCGCGACGAGATCACGGGCGAGCTGGTGCGCGTGACCGCCGACACGGTGGTCAACGCCAGCGGCGCCTGGCTCGACCGCAGCACCGCGGTGCTCGGCGGCAGCGGGCCGCGCGTGATGGGCACCAAGGGCTCGCACCTGGTGCTCGCCCACCCCGCGCTGCGCGACGCGCTCGACGGCCGCATGGCCTACTTCGAGGCGATGGACGGGCGCGTGTGCATCGTCTATCCCTTCCTCGACCGCGTGCTGGTCGGCTCGACCGACATCCCGGTGGAAGACCCCGACCAGATCGCCACCGAGCCCGAGGAGGTCGACTACCTGCTCGAGGTGCTGCGCGAGGTGTTCCCCAACCTCGCCTTCGACCCGGCCGACGTGGTCTACACCTATGTCGGCGTGCGGCCGCTGGCGCGCTCCGATGCCGACAAGCCGGGCCAGATCTCGCGCGACCACTCGGTGGCCATCGATCCGCCGAACGCCACGCGCGACATCCCGATCGTCTGCCTGGTGGGCGGCAAGTGGACCACCTTCCGCGCGCTGGCCGAGGAGGCCACCGACGCGGTGCTGCGCCACCTCGGCCGCGCGCGCACCGCCTCCACCGACATGCTGCCGATCGGCGGCGGCGCCGAGTTTCCGGCCGACGCGGCCGCCACCGAGCGGCTGCTCGAACGCCTGATGGCCACCGGCGCGAACCGCCGCCGCGCCCAGGCGCTGTTCGCGCGCTACGGCGCCAAGGCGCTGCCGCTGGCGCAGCGGCTCGCGGCCTCGGGCGACGTGCCGCTGCTGCATGCGCCCGACTACTCGGTGGCCGAGATCGGCTACCTGTGCCTCGAGACCGGCGTGATCCACCTGTCGGACCTGGTGGTGCGCCGCACCCTGCTGGCGATCCGCGGCCAGGTCACCGACGCCGCGCTGGCCGAGATCGCCGGCATCGCGGCCGAGGCCCTGGGCTGGGACGCGCAGCGCCAGCGCGAGGAGCTCCATGCCTGTGCCACCGCGCTGCGCGAACGCCACGGCGTGCGCCTGCAGACCACCGCCCCGGCAACGGACTCCCCTTTGGATGCATCATTGATGGCCTCCAAGCCCATCCTCACGTGA